The following proteins are encoded in a genomic region of Drosophila willistoni isolate 14030-0811.24 chromosome 3R, UCI_dwil_1.1, whole genome shotgun sequence:
- the LOC6650051 gene encoding uncharacterized protein LOC6650051, which produces MVTRLGLPVALLLVAIYAHRPSWALELNSNFTGGSGESGLLRTVRHIYGQCADSDDIFWCCKLQGARLLGRALKVQQLSIVDGVSLVRRENAAQDSRTGRSSISESQLNNRDLEHMSSKSLDALLLERFLGFVHSHQLQVNLPRLLIYGERNSQNWLQSLMGYFLPSELAANGAGDGRKKKDDKKYLGPFIAAVLLKTAILKMAYHSIAIVAGKALIVGKIALIISAIIGLKKLVSHDGGEKTTYEIVKHPQVQQSHTYSSSHQGEYDSGGGGHDGGSYHRSIDDEMMMQDKAYQAWMPQSGGVAAAGLTSAKISR; this is translated from the coding sequence ATGGTCACGCGTCTGGGTTTACCCGTGGCCCTGCTTCTGGTTGCAATTTATGCCCATCGTCCGAGCTGGGCGCTTGAACTTAACTCCAATTTCACTGGCGGCAGCGGAGAGAGCGGTCTCTtgagaacagtgcgtcacattTATGGCCAGTGTGCGGACAGTGATGATATTTTCTGGTGCTGCAAGCTACAAGGGGCACGTCTGTTGGGCCGCGCTCTCAAAGTGCAGCAACTCAGCATTGTGGATGGTGTTAGTCTGGTGAGACGTGAAAATGCCGCCCAGGATTCACGTACCGGACGCTCCAGCATATCGGAGAGTCAATTGAATAATCGTGATTTGGAGCACATGTCTAGTAAGAGTCTCGATGCCTTGTTGCTGGAACGTTTCCTTGGATTTGTGCACAGTCATCAGCTTCAGGTTAATCTTCCACGGCTGCTCATCTACGGCGAGCGTAATAGTCAGAACTGGTTGCAGTCCCTAATGGGCTATTTTCTGCCCAGTGAATTGGCGGCAAACGGTGCAGGAGATGGACGCAAAAAGAAAGATGACAAAAAGTATCTGGGACCCTTCATTGCGGCTGTGCTGCTAAAAACAGCCATTTTAAAGATGGCCTATCATTCGATTGCCATTGTGGCGGGCAAGGCTCTGATTGTGGGCAAAATTGCTCTTATCATTAGCGCCATCATTGGCCTCAAGAAGCTTGTTAGCCACGATGGCGGCGAAAAGACCACCTACGAAATTGTTAAGCATCCGCAAGTGCAGCAGAGTCACACCTATTCGTCCAGCCATCAGGGAGAGTATGACAGTGGTGGCGGTGGCCATGATGGCGGTTCCTATCATCGCAGCATAGACGACGAAATGATGATGCAGGATAAGGCCTATCAGGCATGGATGCCACAATCTGGTGGTGTAGCTGCCGCCGGTTTAACTTCCGCCAAAATATCGCGATAA
- the LOC6650052 gene encoding uncharacterized protein LOC6650052, with product MSPLNTALLFLAFVNIKAITGSDLYQVSSEELKHFKQCVRGAQRPKFSECLGRSALSFIQRFDERENVSFVDDFVAVRSEMAAGRSLANVLDTDPVDFRGILENAGAVMGQRSLEWHMDGLYPGLMFKIGPTADANSVAEFVLADAGAQDERQFGFEDPTAGRLLAKQYMLPFLLGLKFNLVALVPLLFAGICLLLKKSLFLVKMAVYVSSFLGLGGILGSAGFGGGGFGGGGSFGSFSGGNFGGAFGGHRPFGHFPGKTTVYGHGDELHHQYDVHEPTPPYKRSERKVRFDQPREASQPSPMSTKRPFEDRFYDYENQRRQTNKLLAEVEDTAGSAESLMRNFQSPSSSLPSGMNGWQVVDCLGFESERLLDAAARDNSTWQVNDYLSFEALANGNDSESRARSETGLAGKLLQLFQGRALRLQMPRQLSISNAIDDFGSELGLDQGRKKKDKDKHMAMMGGMIMMATLAQMFLGKVILIAGSAFIMAKIALVISLLGSLKKGTTGHSGSSDHVIIAGGHSHESGWHRSMPTHGHSSAQQIEQIEEPSHDLDHDQAYYAYEAEPLDRRQFAQLQRPQTTTATTHGFL from the exons ATGTCGCCGCTAAATACCGCATTGTTGTTCCTGGCATTTGTGAATATAAAAGCCATTACAGGCTCGGATCTATACCAAGTGAGCTCGGAGGAgctaaaacattttaaacaatGCGTACGGGGAGCTCAACGTCCAAAATTCAGTGAGTGCCTTGGGCGGTCTGCTTTAAGTTTCATACAACGCTTCGATGAGCGCGAGAATGTGAGTTttgttgatgattttgtggCTGTGAGAAGTGAAATGGCAGCTGGCAGGTCGTTGGCAAATGTGCTAGACACAGATCCGGTCGATTTCCGTGGCATATTGGAGAATGCCGGTGCGGTGATGGGTCAACGTAGCCTGGAATGGCATATGGATGGACTTTATCCTGGTTTAATGTTTAAAATAGGACCCACTGCCGATGCCAATAGTGTGGCTGAATTCGTGCTAGCAGATGCAGGGGCCCAGGATGAGCGACAATTTGGTTTCGAGGATCCCACGGCAG GTCGTCTACTGGCTAAACAATATATGTTACCATTTCTGTTGGGCTTAAAGTTCAATTTGGTTGCCTTGGTGCCACTGCTGTTTGCTGGAATATGTTTGCTGCTCAAGAAATCCCTTTTCCTGGTCAAAATGGCTGTCTATGTCAGTAGCTTTTTGGGTCTTGGTGGAATCCTGGGATCGGCAGGATTTGGCGGCGGTGGCTTTGGTGGTGGCGGCAGCTTTGGCAGTTTCAGCGGTGGCAACTTTGGCGGGGCATTTGGTGGACATCGACCTTTTGGTCATTTTCCGGGCAAAACTACAGTCTATGGTCATGGCGATGAGCTGCATCATCAGTACGACGTTCATGAGCCTACTCCACCATATAAACGCAGTGAGCGTAAAGTTCGATTTGATCAACCACGAGAGGCATCGCAGCCTTCTCCCATGTCTACCAAGCGTCCTTTTGAAGATCGCTTCTATGATTATGAAAATCAAcgcagacaaacaaataaattactCGCTGAAGTGGAGGACACTGCTGGCTCTGCAGAGAGTCTGATGCGAAATTTCCAGAGCCCCAGCAGCAGTTTACCCAGCGGAATGAATGGCTGGCAAGTTGTGGAT TGTTTGGGATTCGAGAGTGAACGCCTGTTGGATGCCGCAGCGCGCGACAATAGCACATGGCAGGTTAATGACTATCTGAGTTTTGAGGCTCTGGCAAATGGTAATGACAGCGAGAGTCGAGCTCGCAGTGAAACAGGACTGGCTGGTAAATTGCTGCAATTGTTCCAGGGACGAGCATTGCGTCTACAAATGCCCAGGCAATTGAGCATTTCCAATGCCATTGATGACTTTGGCAGTGAACTGGGTCTAGATCAAG GTCGCAAGAAGAAGGACAAAGATAAGCACATGGCCATGATGGGCGGCATGATCATGATGGCCACACTCGCACAAATGTTCCTTGGCAAGGTGATACTGATAGCTGGATCCGCCTTCATCATGGCCAAAATAGCCCTCGTCATATCGCTGCTG GGTAGTCTAAAAAAGGGCACGACTGGTCACAGTGGTAGCTCCGATCACGTCATCATAGCGGGCGGACATAGCCATGAGAGCGGCTGGCATCGTAGCATGCCCACACATGGTCACAGTTCTGCCCAACAAATCGAACAAATCGAAGAGCCATCCCATGATCTGGATCACGATCAGGCATACTATGCCTATGAGGCCGAACCCTTGGATCGTCGCCAATTCGCACAACTACAGCGCCCGCAaactacaacagcaacaactcaTGGTTTTCTCTAG